The genomic interval AAATTTAGTGGCTCCATTCTCGATCATGGCCTGTACGCTTTGTGTCCAGCGAACGGCGCCTGTCAGTTGATCGATCAGGTTCTGTTTGATCTCCTCTTTATCCATCACGGGTTTGGCCACAACGTTCTGATAAATGGAACAGGTAGGTGTATAGAAGGTGATGGATTCGATAGCTTCTTTTAATTCATTACGGGCAGGCTCCATAAGGGGAGAGTGAAATGCTCCACCTACAGGAAGGAGCAAGGCCCGTTTGGCTCCGGCGGCTTTCATTCTTTCACAGGCGATCTCTACTCCGCGAACGGATCCGCTGATCACTAATTGTCCCGGACAGTTATAATTTGCCGGCACAACGATCTCGCCGGTTTCAGCACTCACTTCCGCACAGATCGCTTCCACTTTTTCATCGGCCAGTGCTAATACGGCCGCCATGGTAGACGGTTGGGCTTCGCAGGCTTTTTGCATGGCCGAGGCCCGGACAGACACCAGTTTCAGCCCGTCCTCAAAACTTAATACACCATTGGCCACAAGGGCAGAAAATTCGCCCAGGGAATGCCCTGCTACCATATCTGGTTTGGCATCACCAATGGATTTATAGGCAATGACAGAGTGAAGAAAAACGGCGGGCTGTGTAACACGGGTTTGTTTCAGGTCCTCTTCCGTGCCCGAAAACATGATATCGGAAATACGAAAACCCAGGGTTTCATTGGCCTGTTCAAATAATTTCTTGGCAAAGGCACTTTGCTCATAATGTTCTTTTCCCATACCCGGGAACTGGGAACCCTGACCTGGGAAGACGAATGCCTGTTTCATAATTGATGTTTTTCCAACCGTGCAAAAAAAAGGTTTGATCGACTTATCAATCAAACCCTTACAATTGCAAATATACGGGTTAATGCAAATTCCCGCTGATGAGTTTCAGAAATTCACTCCGGGTGCTGTTTTT from Chitinophagales bacterium carries:
- the fabD gene encoding ACP S-malonyltransferase — translated: MKQAFVFPGQGSQFPGMGKEHYEQSAFAKKLFEQANETLGFRISDIMFSGTEEDLKQTRVTQPAVFLHSVIAYKSIGDAKPDMVAGHSLGEFSALVANGVLSFEDGLKLVSVRASAMQKACEAQPSTMAAVLALADEKVEAICAEVSAETGEIVVPANYNCPGQLVISGSVRGVEIACERMKAAGAKRALLLPVGGAFHSPLMEPARNELKEAIESITFYTPTCSIYQNVVAKPVMDKEEIKQNLIDQLTGAVRWTQSVQAMIENGATKFVEAGPGKVLQGLILKVSKEMEVSGVS